The Plasmodium sp. gorilla clade G2 genome assembly, chromosome: 6 genome has a segment encoding these proteins:
- a CDS encoding secreted ookinete protein, putative, whose protein sequence is MNYSIFSICLFIWCLVENVFVLNEKIIPIGPANRSKLKKMLEGDEDFKINIHAPVEDTEEVLEALDSLMRVEEMNRKVDEEEFMNDKQKLLKIHKKRIQDIVTLAFEPLQALLPNPLQYLIIKDVNAYMKSLEE, encoded by the exons ATGAATTATTCAATATTCtctatttgtttatttatttggtGTCTAGTTGAGAATGTCTTTGTTTTAAATGAGAAAATTATTCCAATAGGTCCA GCCAATCGTTCcaagttaaaaaaaatgttggAGGGGGACGAAGATTTTAAGATAAACAtacat gCACCTGTTGAAGATACAGAAGAAGTCCTTGAGGCCTTAGATTCTTTAATGAGGGTAGAGGAAATGAATAGGAAAGTTGACGAAGAAGAATTTATGAAcgataaacaaaaattattaaaaattcataaaaaaagaataca GGATATTGTTACTTTAGCATTTGAACCTTTACAAGCTCTTTTGCCAAATCCATTACAGTATCTTATTATTAAAG atGTTAATGCATACATGAAAAGTTTAGAAGAATAA